CTGAGATCGTGGACGCCGACCATGGCCGTGTCGGTAATGCCGGGCGCGACGCCGTTGACCAGCACGCCTTGCGGCCCGTGGCGAGCGGCGAGCCAGCGCACCAGCGTGTGCAGGCCACCTTTCGAAGCGGCGTAGTGCGGGCCGACGCCTGGAAACGAACCGCCCGTGGTGGCGACGATCGAGCCGACCAGCACCATCCGGCCGTGGCCACGCGCGGCCATGCCTGGCGCGATGGCGCGGGCGAGCCGCATCGGCATCATCAGGTTGACGGCGAGCGTCGCGGCGGCCGCCTCGTCCCAGCCATCGTCATCCCAGTCGATCGCGCGATAGATGCCGGCGCCGAGCACCGCGCCGTCGAGATCACCGGCCCGGTCGGCGAGTTCGGCGGCCTTGTCCTTGCCGTCGAGGTCGAGGCTGATCGTCTCGGCCGTGCCGCCGGTGGCGGCGATGGTCTCGGCGAGGCCAGCGCAGGACGTGCGGTCGGTCGCCACCACATGGGCGCCGAGGCCGGCCAGCACCTGCGCCGCCGCGCCGCCGATGCCGCCGGCCGCGCCGGTGACCAGGATTCTTTGGCCCCTGAGATCGAAGGACATCAGTGCCGCCGCGGTTCGGCCGTCGCCGCCTGGCCTTCGGAAAGTTCCTGCATGGCGCGGCGCACCTCCTCGGCGGTGCGGGCGAGATGCAGTTCGGTCATCCGGCAAGCCCTCAGGGCATTGCGCGCGATCGCCGCCTCGTAGATCGCGACATGCTCGTCATGGACGTTGCGCCGGCGCCTGGAGACGTTGAGCGAGACGCGCCTGTAACGTTCCGACTGCTGGTAGAGCAGGTCGCGCAGCTTGATCAGCAGGGGCGAGCCGGAGGCCGCCACCAGCGCGGTATGGAAGGCGCGGTTGCATTGCTCCCAGCGTTCCAGCACCGCCGGTTCGAGAGGTTCGGCGGTTTGCGGCAGGGTCGCTTCGACGGCGCTCAGATCGTCGAAAGCCCGGGTCAGCGCCGCCTCCCAGGCGGCATCGCCGTTTCGGATGGCGGCGTTCAGCGCCTCGGTTTCGATCAGCGCGCGGACGCGTGAGATGTCATCGAGTTCGTCGAGCGACAGGGGCGCCACCCAGAAGCCGCGCTGGCCCTCCGACACGACCAGCAGATCGCCCATCAGCCGGGTCAGCGCCTCGCGCAGCGGCGACATGCCCACGGCATAATCCGCGGTGAGGCCTTCCAGTTTCAGCTTGGCTCCCGCCGGCAGCTTTCCGGCCACGATGTCGTGGCGCAGCCGCCGATAGGTCGTGTCGGCCATCGTCTTGCCGGCGTCGGGCCGGTCCGCGGTGGTGTCGTCTGCCCTGTCAGCCATGCCTGTCTCGCGCCGGTGGGATAAACCCGTCATATCCGATAATTTCGAAATTACAAGCTCAGAGCACTGGCGATGTATGATTTCTGTCGGCTGACGTTCGGCTATAAGTTATACGGATGCTGGAGTAATCATCAGGATTGATAGTGCTATCCGGCTTGCGACGGCCATTAATTTCGAAATTAATTTGACATTTTGCCACGCCTCTGGTCGGATGCGTCGTGCGGCGCCAAGACCGCGACGGGAGGAGTGTCGCCATGTCCAGTCATCCATCACCCAGTCGCCGGGCCGTGCTGGCAGGCGGTGCCGCGACTGTCCTTGGCGCCGCGATCGGCGCGCCCCTTGGTCTTCCGGCCCTGGCGCAATCGGCTGGCCGGCCGCTGAAGATCGGCATGGTCACGTCGCTCTCGGGTCCGTTCGCCGCGCTCGGCGAAAGCATGCGCGCGGGCATTCAGCTGTTCCTCAAGGAGAACGACAATCGTCTCGCCGGCCGGCCGGTCGAGCTGGTGGTCGAGGACGACCAGGCCAAGCCCGACGAGGGCGTCCGCAAGTTCCGCAAGCTGATCGGCCAGGACAATGCCGACCTGGTCTGCGGCGTCATCAGCTCGGCGGTGGCGCTCGCCGTGCGCGATGTGGTGACGGATGCCAAGGCGCTGACCTTCATTTCCGCCGGTTCGGCCAATGATCTCGCGCGCAAGGCGGCAAGCCCCCTGGTCTTCCGGCCGACCAAGACCAACTGGATGCTCGGCCACACCGCCGGCCTCTGGGCTTATGAGAAGATCGCCAAGAAGGGCTGTCTGACCATTGGCGCCGACTATGCCGCGGGCCGCGAATATGTCGGCGACTTCGCCGCGACCTA
This portion of the Phreatobacter stygius genome encodes:
- a CDS encoding GntR family transcriptional regulator, which encodes MADRADDTTADRPDAGKTMADTTYRRLRHDIVAGKLPAGAKLKLEGLTADYAVGMSPLREALTRLMGDLLVVSEGQRGFWVAPLSLDELDDISRVRALIETEALNAAIRNGDAAWEAALTRAFDDLSAVEATLPQTAEPLEPAVLERWEQCNRAFHTALVAASGSPLLIKLRDLLYQQSERYRRVSLNVSRRRRNVHDEHVAIYEAAIARNALRACRMTELHLARTAEEVRRAMQELSEGQAATAEPRRH
- a CDS encoding SDR family NAD(P)-dependent oxidoreductase, with protein sequence MSFDLRGQRILVTGAAGGIGGAAAQVLAGLGAHVVATDRTSCAGLAETIAATGGTAETISLDLDGKDKAAELADRAGDLDGAVLGAGIYRAIDWDDDGWDEAAAATLAVNLMMPMRLARAIAPGMAARGHGRMVLVGSIVATTGGSFPGVGPHYAASKGGLHTLVRWLAARHGPQGVLVNGVAPGITDTAMVGVHDLSGALARHPLGRAARPEEIAWPIAFLCSPAASFVSGAILDVNGGAMMRA